The Armatimonadota bacterium DNA window CTCGACGGTGGCTGCTCCGTAGAGGGCCCAGCGGCCGGTGATGCCCGGCTTGACCGTCATCAGGTTAGGGATCCAGCGCTCATAGGTACGGTGCTCCTCGACGGGAATGGGCCGCGGGCCCACCAGGCTCATCTGTCCCAGCAGGACGTTGATCAGTTGAGGCAGCCGGTCCAGCCCCAGCCGGTAGATGGCGGCCTGCGCCCGGCTCCCCGGCCGGGCGGTCTGAAACACCCAGTAGGAGAAGGGGCGTCCGCGGCGACCCAGTGCCTGCACCCGGCGCAGGGGTGGGCGCACGCCGTTTCGCACCAGGATTCCCGCCAGGAGCGCCATCACCGGTATCGCCAGCGGCAGGGTCAGGATGGCCGCCCCGTAGTCCATCAGCCGCTTCAGGAAGGCATCCAGCCCGGTGACGCGGATTCGCTCCACGGTCAGCATGGGCACGAAGCCCAGTTGGTGCACCTTAAGCTGCGTGGCCAGAATGTCGCGAAAGTCCGGCACCAGGCGGATGGTGCGTCCGTTCAGGCTGGGGGCCGAGCGGATGAGCTCCTGAAAGCTCTCCCAGGCCACAGCCGTGGGCACGGCAATCAGCTCGTTCGCCCCGACCTCGTGCATGATGCGCTCCACGGCGCTGGGCGGCCCCAGGACTTGCAGCCCGTTGGTCACCGGCGTGCCCGGGGGCAGGTAGTCGTCGACGAAGCCCACCACCTGTACGCCGGCATGCCTGACCTGCTGGAAGTGGCGGGCCAGGGAGATCCCCGGCCCTCCCGCCCCCACAATCACCGCGCGGGAGAGCAGGTATCCCCGCCGCCGCAGGAAGCGTATGAGGCGGCGGGCAATGAACCGCCCGGATAGCACCAGCACCACCGAGAGCAGCCAGACCAGCACCACCAGGCGGCGCGACGGCGCGACCTCCCCCAGCACCTTCCCCCAGAACCCCAGCACGATCAGGCCGAAGGCCGTGAGGGTGCAGCCATAGATGACCCGCCCGTACTCCACCGATCCTTCCAGGAGCTCGTCCAGGACGTAGAGGCGGTTCAGCGAGAAGAGCGCGATCGCCGCCGGCAGCACTACCGCCAGGGAGAGGAGGTAAGCGAAGCCGCCGCTTCCCCACGGGTGTCCCGAAGCCACGCGGTGGGCCACGGCCAGCGCTATTCCCATGCCCGTCGTGTCCAGCACCACCAGCCCGGCGACCAGGAGGCGGCGCTGGCCGCTAGGCATGCCTCACCGCCTCCAGGGGCATGGAGTTGTTCACCAGGATCTTGGCTCCGTCGAAGTCGATGTTGAAGTCCATCCGCCGCAGCCCCAGAGCCTCCAGCGCCTCGGTCACCCTGGCCGCGGCACCGGGAGGGCAGTAGAGCATGAGGAATCCGCCTCCGCCGGCACCGGTGATCTTTCCTCCCACGGCTCCATGAGCCCGTGCGGTTTCGTAACACTCGTCAATGTGCGGAGTGGTAATCCCTGAGGCCAGACGCTTCTTCTGCTCCCACGACGCATGCAGGATCTCACCAAACGCCCCCAGCGCCCCTGTCTCCAGCGCCCGCCGCGCCTCCAGCGCCATCCGCTTGATGGCGTGCAGTGAGCCCACCACAGCCGGATCGCCGGAGTCGATGGACTGGCGCTGCTCCCGCAGCACCCTGGCCCCCTCGCGCGCCACCCCGGTGTAGAAGAGGAGCACACTGCGCTCCAGGGCTCCCAGGGTCTCTGCAGAGATGCGCAGCGGCTCCACGGTGACCCCATCCTGGGTGAAGGTGATGACGTTGATGCCCCCAAATGCCGCCGCGTACTGATCCTGCTTGCCGATGGGCAGGCCCAGCTTCTCGATCTCGATGAAGCAGGCCAGCTCGGCGATCTCCTCCTTGGAGAGGGTCAACCCGAGCAGGTTGCTCACCGCCTTGATGATGGCTACGGTCACCGTGCTGGAGGAGCCCAGGCCGGTTCCGGGAGGCACCTGCGAGGCCAGAAACATGGACAGACCTTCCCGGATGTCGAAGTGGTTGAGGACGGCCCGCGGCAGCGCCAGGTCGCCCTCCCAGAGCATGTCCTGCCCTACCGGCTGGCGGTGGAAGGTCTGGTAGTCGGAGGACATGATCTGAATGTTCTCGCCCCTGTGCACGGTAAGGAAGACGTAAAAGTACTTGTCAATGGCCGCGCTGACCACCATGCCCCCGTAGCGGGTGAAGTACGCCGGCAGGTCGGTTCCTCCACCTGCGAAGCTGATTCGGACCGGAGCGCGAGCGATCAGC harbors:
- a CDS encoding sugar transferase: MPSGQRRLLVAGLVVLDTTGMGIALAVAHRVASGHPWGSGGFAYLLSLAVVLPAAIALFSLNRLYVLDELLEGSVEYGRVIYGCTLTAFGLIVLGFWGKVLGEVAPSRRLVVLVWLLSVVLVLSGRFIARRLIRFLRRRGYLLSRAVIVGAGGPGISLARHFQQVRHAGVQVVGFVDDYLPPGTPVTNGLQVLGPPSAVERIMHEVGANELIAVPTAVAWESFQELIRSAPSLNGRTIRLVPDFRDILATQLKVHQLGFVPMLTVERIRVTGLDAFLKRLMDYGAAILTLPLAIPVMALLAGILVRNGVRPPLRRVQALGRRGRPFSYWVFQTARPGSRAQAAIYRLGLDRLPQLINVLLGQMSLVGPRPIPVEEHRTYERWIPNLMTVKPGITGRWALYGAATVEEEMESNLFYIRNYTIWVDVEIMIRSFLRLLVGRPLRSPVEARTVRGTIPVHQ
- a CDS encoding GHMP kinase: MLIARAPVRISFAGGGTDLPAYFTRYGGMVVSAAIDKYFYVFLTVHRGENIQIMSSDYQTFHRQPVGQDMLWEGDLALPRAVLNHFDIREGLSMFLASQVPPGTGLGSSSTVTVAIIKAVSNLLGLTLSKEEIAELACFIEIEKLGLPIGKQDQYAAAFGGINVITFTQDGVTVEPLRISAETLGALERSVLLFYTGVAREGARVLREQRQSIDSGDPAVVGSLHAIKRMALEARRALETGALGAFGEILHASWEQKKRLASGITTPHIDECYETARAHGAVGGKITGAGGGGFLMLYCPPGAAARVTEALEALGLRRMDFNIDFDGAKILVNNSMPLEAVRHA